From a region of the Sinorhizobium sp. B11 genome:
- a CDS encoding sugar ABC transporter ATP-binding protein: MVHNFENILAASAISKFFPGAVALDKVDFTLRRGEVHALLGENGAGKSTLIKCITGAYRRDGGSLTLEGHEIDPADTLAAQKLGIGTVYQEVNLLSNLSVAENLFLGRQPKRFGMIDARTMNRNARELLAGYGLDIDVTAQLDRFSVAVQQIVAIARAVDLSGKVLILDEPTASLDTHEVEMLFRIINDLKKRGLGIVFITHFLEQVYAVSDRITVLRNGRLVGTHAAAELSRQNLIAMMLGRELAQTEHAAKERMIAAGEVKYAFEGFGKRGKVKPFDLEVRVGEVVGIAGLLGSGRTETAELMFGIESADSGVARIDGTPVTLSSPRAAIARGFGFCPEDRKTDGIIGDLSIRENIALALQARRGWARPLSRAEQNAIADEYIKALDIRTTDREKPIRLLSGGNQQKAILARWLATNPDFLILDEPTRGIDVGAHAEIIKLIEQLCARGMSLIVISSELEELVAYSSRVIVLRDREHIAELTGERITAAGIVDAIAAGDKRTEDA, from the coding sequence ATGGTTCACAATTTCGAGAATATTCTCGCAGCCTCGGCCATTTCGAAATTCTTCCCCGGCGCTGTCGCCCTGGACAAGGTGGATTTCACGCTGCGCCGTGGCGAGGTTCACGCCTTGCTCGGCGAAAACGGCGCCGGCAAGTCGACGCTCATCAAATGCATTACCGGCGCCTATCGCCGCGATGGTGGAAGCCTGACACTGGAAGGTCACGAGATTGATCCGGCCGATACGCTGGCCGCCCAGAAGCTCGGCATCGGCACCGTCTACCAAGAGGTCAACCTCCTCTCCAATCTCAGCGTCGCGGAGAATCTGTTCCTCGGCCGCCAGCCGAAGCGTTTCGGCATGATCGATGCCCGCACCATGAACCGGAATGCCCGTGAGCTTCTGGCAGGCTACGGTCTCGATATCGACGTCACCGCGCAGCTCGACCGTTTCTCGGTCGCCGTCCAGCAGATCGTCGCGATCGCTCGCGCCGTCGATCTGTCGGGCAAGGTGCTCATTCTCGACGAGCCCACCGCCAGCCTCGATACCCATGAAGTCGAGATGCTTTTCCGCATCATAAATGACTTGAAGAAGCGCGGATTGGGTATTGTCTTCATTACTCATTTCCTCGAACAGGTCTATGCCGTCAGTGACCGCATCACCGTGCTGCGCAACGGCCGGCTTGTGGGGACGCACGCGGCAGCCGAACTGTCGCGGCAGAACCTGATCGCCATGATGCTCGGGCGCGAACTCGCGCAGACGGAACATGCCGCCAAGGAACGCATGATTGCCGCCGGCGAGGTCAAATATGCTTTCGAGGGCTTTGGAAAACGCGGCAAGGTGAAACCCTTCGATCTCGAGGTCCGCGTCGGCGAAGTTGTCGGCATTGCCGGACTTCTCGGCTCCGGTCGCACGGAAACGGCAGAACTCATGTTCGGCATCGAAAGCGCCGACAGCGGCGTCGCCAGGATCGATGGCACGCCGGTGACGCTGTCGAGCCCACGTGCCGCAATCGCCAGGGGCTTCGGCTTCTGCCCGGAAGATCGCAAGACGGATGGCATCATCGGCGACCTGTCGATCCGCGAGAACATAGCGCTTGCCCTGCAGGCGCGCCGCGGCTGGGCGCGGCCGCTTTCGCGCGCCGAACAGAATGCGATCGCCGACGAATATATCAAGGCGCTCGATATCCGCACGACCGACCGTGAAAAGCCTATTCGGCTTCTGTCGGGCGGTAATCAGCAGAAGGCGATCCTTGCTCGCTGGCTCGCCACCAATCCCGATTTCCTGATCCTGGACGAACCGACCCGCGGCATCGATGTCGGTGCCCATGCCGAGATCATCAAGCTGATCGAGCAACTGTGCGCCAGGGGCATGTCGCTGATCGTCATTTCTTCGGAACTGGAGGAGCTGGTTGCCTACAGTTCCCGCGTCATCGTGCTGCGCGATCGCGAACATATCGCTGAACTGACCGGTGAGCGCATAACCGCCGCCGGCATCGTCGACGCCATTGCTGCGGGCGACAAACGAACGGAGGATGCATGA
- a CDS encoding ABC transporter permease: protein MTASLKALGFRLAPQLIALLVVLLLNFSFFPQFLDVIVQNGRLYGSVIDVLNRGAPVALLAIGMTLVIATKGIDLSVGAVIAICGAVAASSIVEGNSLAYTLALTVVVGLLCGFWNGFLVAVLNIQPIIATLVLMVAGRGIAQLITEGAIMTFNDDGLIFLGSGSFAFLPMPVVIWLIVALMVILLVRRTALGMLIEAVGINRRASTLSGVQTPVLLMAVYMLSGLCASIAGVIVAADIKGADANNAGLWLELDAILAVVVGGNSLLGGRFSIIGSLVGAMIIQAVNTGILLSGFPPEFNLIIKAIIIIVILVIQSPAMQSLTSFLSRRTDAKGRK, encoded by the coding sequence ATGACTGCCTCGCTGAAGGCGCTGGGCTTTCGTCTTGCGCCGCAATTGATTGCGCTTTTGGTTGTTCTTCTTTTGAATTTCAGCTTCTTCCCGCAATTTCTTGATGTAATTGTTCAAAATGGCCGGCTCTACGGAAGCGTTATCGATGTGCTCAATCGCGGCGCGCCGGTTGCGCTGCTGGCGATCGGCATGACACTTGTGATCGCCACCAAGGGCATCGACCTTTCAGTCGGCGCGGTCATCGCGATTTGTGGCGCCGTTGCAGCCTCGTCGATCGTCGAAGGCAATTCGCTTGCCTATACGCTGGCACTCACTGTTGTCGTCGGCCTGCTCTGCGGCTTCTGGAATGGCTTCCTCGTCGCCGTCCTCAACATACAGCCGATCATCGCCACGCTCGTTCTGATGGTCGCCGGCCGCGGGATCGCCCAGCTCATCACCGAAGGCGCCATCATGACGTTCAACGATGACGGGCTGATCTTTCTCGGCAGCGGCTCCTTCGCCTTCCTGCCTATGCCCGTTGTCATCTGGCTGATCGTCGCCCTGATGGTCATCCTGCTGGTCCGCCGCACCGCCCTCGGCATGCTGATCGAGGCTGTCGGCATCAATAGGCGCGCGAGCACGCTGTCAGGCGTACAGACGCCGGTGCTGTTGATGGCGGTCTATATGCTGAGCGGCCTCTGTGCTTCCATCGCGGGCGTCATCGTCGCCGCCGACATCAAGGGTGCGGACGCCAACAATGCCGGCCTCTGGCTCGAGCTCGATGCCATCCTCGCCGTGGTCGTAGGCGGCAACTCGCTGCTCGGTGGCCGCTTCAGCATCATCGGCTCGCTGGTTGGCGCTATGATCATCCAGGCAGTCAACACCGGTATTCTGCTTTCCGGCTTTCCGCCGGAGTTCAATCTCATCATCAAGGCGATCATCATCATCGTCATTCTGGTCATCCAGTCGCCGGCCATGCAATCGCTGACCAGCTTCCTGAGCCGCCGGACGGACGCAAAGGGGCGCAAATGA
- the yjfF gene encoding sugar ABC transporter permease YjfF — translation MNSKYLPLFATIVIFVLAYAVCTLQYPNILSTRVIGNLLTDNAFLGIAAVGMTFVIISGGIDLSIGSVIAFTGVFLAVILQNTSIHPLAAFAIVLIITTAFGAVMGMIIHFLQMPPFIVTLAGMFLARGMAYVLSIDSIPINHEYYSTLTSLYYRLPGGGRLTLIGAIMLIVFAAGIFIAHRTRFGTNVYALGGGVQTAQLMGVPVARTTIQIYALSGFLAGLSGIVFSLYTSAGYSLAAVGVELDAIAAVVIGGTLLTGGAGFVAGTFIGLLIQGLIQTYITFDGTLSSWWTKILIGLLLFAFMVMQKAILFLSSLNRRYG, via the coding sequence ATGAATTCCAAATACTTGCCGCTCTTTGCGACGATCGTCATCTTCGTGCTCGCCTACGCAGTTTGCACGCTGCAATATCCGAACATCCTGTCGACACGCGTCATCGGCAATCTGCTGACGGATAACGCATTTCTCGGCATCGCCGCCGTCGGCATGACCTTCGTCATCATCTCCGGTGGCATCGATCTGTCGATTGGATCCGTTATCGCCTTCACCGGTGTTTTTCTCGCAGTGATCCTGCAGAATACCAGCATTCATCCGCTGGCCGCCTTTGCGATCGTTCTCATCATCACCACCGCCTTCGGTGCCGTGATGGGTATGATCATCCATTTCCTGCAGATGCCGCCGTTCATCGTGACACTTGCCGGCATGTTCCTCGCTCGCGGCATGGCCTATGTCCTGTCGATCGACAGCATTCCGATCAATCACGAATATTATTCGACGCTGACCAGCCTCTATTATCGTTTGCCGGGTGGCGGACGTCTGACGCTGATCGGCGCCATCATGCTGATCGTGTTCGCAGCCGGCATATTCATCGCGCACCGCACCCGCTTCGGGACCAATGTCTATGCGCTGGGCGGCGGCGTGCAGACGGCACAGTTGATGGGCGTTCCAGTGGCGCGCACGACGATCCAGATCTACGCCTTGTCGGGTTTTCTGGCGGGCCTATCCGGAATCGTTTTTTCCCTATACACCTCTGCAGGATATTCTCTTGCGGCGGTGGGCGTCGAACTGGATGCCATCGCAGCAGTCGTCATCGGAGGGACGCTGCTGACAGGAGGAGCGGGATTCGTGGCAGGGACCTTCATCGGTCTGCTGATCCAGGGGCTCATTCAGACTTACATCACTTTCGACGGCACGCTGTCGAGCTGGTGGACGAAAATCCTGATTGGCCTGCTGCTTTTTGCATTCATGGTGATGCAGAAGGCCATCCTTTTCCTTTCCAGTCTGAACAGGAGATATGGCTAG
- a CDS encoding FadR family transcriptional regulator — protein MRNRSLETRKVGRRTRTSHAHVVDELGRGIVAGTYPVGAILPGDGELAQRFKVSRTVLRETMKTLAAKGMVVAKARVGTRVTEKNFWNMFDTEIISWHFANGVSEEFLLQLYDIRLAFEPFAAGLVAERAKPDEIEWLRGLALDMAASDHTADSLALADLRFHLAVSEASHNPFMRTLGGLIEAALVGMFRMSTPPSENGFANIAETHMRIVDAIAAGDAAAARKAMEIVIVEGRDHVHEAFSALSEPIVSLPISSF, from the coding sequence TTGCGCAACAGATCGCTTGAAACCCGTAAGGTAGGGCGAAGAACCCGAACAAGCCACGCGCATGTCGTCGATGAACTCGGCCGGGGAATCGTTGCCGGAACCTATCCCGTCGGCGCTATCCTGCCCGGAGACGGAGAACTGGCGCAGCGCTTCAAGGTTTCGCGTACGGTGCTGCGTGAAACGATGAAGACGCTCGCCGCCAAGGGCATGGTCGTTGCAAAGGCGCGCGTCGGTACGCGTGTTACGGAAAAGAACTTCTGGAACATGTTCGACACCGAAATCATATCCTGGCATTTCGCCAACGGTGTGAGTGAAGAATTCCTCCTGCAGCTTTACGATATCCGTCTCGCTTTCGAACCTTTCGCGGCCGGCCTCGTGGCCGAGCGTGCAAAACCGGACGAGATCGAATGGCTGCGCGGCCTGGCGCTCGACATGGCCGCAAGTGACCATACGGCCGACAGCCTGGCACTTGCCGATCTGCGCTTCCATCTTGCCGTTTCAGAGGCGTCCCATAATCCCTTCATGCGCACGCTTGGCGGGCTCATCGAGGCGGCACTCGTTGGCATGTTCCGCATGAGTACGCCGCCATCCGAGAACGGTTTCGCCAACATTGCTGAAACCCATATGCGCATCGTCGACGCGATTGCGGCAGGCGACGCCGCCGCGGCTCGCAAGGCGATGGAAATTGTCATCGTTGAGGGCAGGGACCACGTCCACGAAGCCTTCTCCGCGCTTTCCGAGCCCATCGTTTCCCTGCCGATTTCGTCTTTTTGA
- the glmU gene encoding bifunctional UDP-N-acetylglucosamine diphosphorylase/glucosamine-1-phosphate N-acetyltransferase GlmU produces the protein MERTCLAVILAAGDSTRMKSAKSKVLHEVAGRPMIAHVVDAVAATGVSSVALVVGRDAEKVTKAADIGGVTVKSYVQEQRLGTGHAVLAAREAIAEGYDDVLVTYGDVPLQTAGPLLEARKALAEGSDIVVIGFHTDRPAGYGRLLVKDGELIAIREEKDATNAERAVKWCNSGLMVINGRKALDLLSRIGNSNAKGEYYLTDLVEIARSLGGRVTAVDAPEVEMAGCNNRAELAAIERFWQERRRHELMLSGVTMIAPETVFLCYDTVIGQDALIEPNVVFGPGAVIDGGAVIHAFSHIEGAHVSEGATVGPFARLRPGADLSVGSKVGNFCEVKNGKIGEGAKVNHLTYIGDAAIGSGTNIGAGTVTCNYDGVNKFETVIGKDAFIGSNSSLVAPVTIGDSAYIASGSVITADVPDDALAFGRARQEIKPERAKLLRERALAIKAAKKAKG, from the coding sequence ATGGAACGCACCTGCCTTGCCGTCATTCTCGCCGCCGGTGACAGCACCCGAATGAAATCCGCAAAGTCGAAGGTGCTTCATGAGGTCGCCGGCCGACCGATGATCGCTCATGTCGTCGATGCCGTGGCCGCAACCGGAGTGTCTTCCGTTGCCCTCGTCGTCGGTCGGGATGCCGAGAAAGTAACAAAGGCTGCCGATATCGGTGGCGTGACGGTCAAATCGTATGTTCAGGAACAGCGCCTCGGTACCGGCCACGCCGTTCTCGCCGCCCGTGAGGCGATTGCCGAAGGCTATGACGATGTTCTCGTGACTTACGGCGACGTGCCGCTGCAGACCGCCGGTCCGCTGCTCGAAGCCCGCAAGGCATTGGCCGAAGGCAGCGACATCGTCGTCATCGGTTTCCATACGGACCGTCCGGCCGGCTACGGACGCCTGCTTGTCAAGGATGGCGAATTGATTGCCATCCGGGAGGAGAAGGACGCCACGAACGCCGAGCGTGCCGTCAAGTGGTGCAACAGCGGCCTCATGGTGATCAACGGCCGCAAGGCGCTCGACCTGCTGTCGCGCATCGGCAACAGTAATGCCAAGGGCGAATATTATCTGACCGATCTCGTCGAGATCGCCCGCTCGCTCGGTGGCCGCGTCACTGCCGTCGATGCGCCTGAGGTCGAGATGGCCGGCTGCAACAACCGCGCCGAGCTCGCGGCGATCGAACGCTTCTGGCAGGAGCGCCGCCGCCACGAACTGATGCTCTCGGGTGTGACTATGATCGCGCCGGAAACGGTATTCCTTTGCTACGACACCGTCATCGGCCAGGATGCACTGATCGAGCCGAATGTCGTCTTCGGCCCCGGCGCCGTCATCGATGGCGGTGCGGTCATCCATGCCTTCTCGCATATCGAGGGCGCGCATGTGAGCGAAGGCGCGACGGTCGGTCCTTTTGCCCGTCTGCGTCCGGGTGCCGATCTCTCGGTTGGATCCAAGGTCGGCAATTTCTGCGAAGTCAAGAACGGCAAGATCGGCGAGGGCGCCAAGGTGAACCACCTGACCTATATCGGCGATGCCGCTATCGGCTCCGGCACTAACATCGGCGCCGGCACGGTCACCTGCAATTATGACGGGGTGAACAAGTTCGAGACCGTCATCGGCAAGGACGCTTTCATCGGCTCGAATTCCTCGCTGGTTGCTCCGGTCACGATCGGCGATAGCGCCTATATCGCATCGGGCAGCGTCATCACCGCAGACGTGCCTGATGATGCACTCGCCTTCGGCCGTGCCCGACAGGAGATCAAGCCCGAACGCGCCAAGCTCCTGCGAGAACGGGCGCTCGCCATCAAGGCTGCAAAGAAGGCCAAAGGCTGA
- the glmS gene encoding glutamine--fructose-6-phosphate transaminase (isomerizing): MCGIVGIVGNAPVASRLVDALKRLEYRGYDSAGVATIHDGVMDRRRAEGKLFNLEKRLDSEPLPGTTGIAHTRWATHGVPNETNAHPHFVEGVAVVHNGIIENFSELRDELSHEGAAFQSQTDTEVVAHLMAKYLREGLTPREAMLKMLNRVTGAYALAVMLKSDPSTIMAARSGPPLAIGYGKGEMFLGSDAIALSPFTNEITYLVDGDWAIITREGATVLDFSGKVVKRPRQISQATAYVVDKGNHRHFMEKEIYEQPEVISHALSHYVDFAANTISPNASAIDFKAATGLAISACGTAYLAGLIGKYWFERYARLPVEIDVASEFRYREMPLQPSQAALFISQSGETADTLASLRYCKDNGLKIGAVVNVRESTIARESDAVFPIMAGPEIGVASTKAFTCQLAVLASLAIGAGRARGTISPDDEKAMVRHLAEMPRIMSRVLNLIQPQMEGLSRELSKCKDVLYLGRGTSFPLAMEGALKLKEISYIHAEGYAAGELKHGPIALIDENMPVIVIAPHDRFFEKTVSNMQEVAARGGRIIFITDENGAVASKLPTMATITLPNVDEIISPMIFSLPIQLLAYHTAVFMGTDVDQPRNLAKSVTVE; the protein is encoded by the coding sequence ATGTGCGGAATTGTTGGGATCGTCGGAAATGCGCCGGTTGCGAGCCGTCTTGTCGATGCGCTGAAGCGGCTGGAATATCGCGGCTACGATTCCGCCGGTGTCGCCACCATCCATGATGGCGTGATGGATCGCCGCCGCGCCGAGGGCAAGCTTTTCAACCTCGAAAAGCGTCTCGACAGCGAGCCATTGCCCGGAACGACCGGCATCGCCCATACACGCTGGGCAACCCACGGTGTGCCGAACGAGACTAACGCCCATCCGCATTTCGTCGAAGGCGTCGCCGTCGTCCACAATGGCATCATCGAAAATTTCTCCGAACTGCGCGACGAACTGAGCCACGAGGGCGCGGCCTTTCAGAGCCAGACCGACACGGAAGTCGTCGCCCATCTGATGGCGAAGTATCTGCGTGAAGGCCTGACCCCGCGAGAAGCCATGCTGAAGATGCTGAACCGCGTCACCGGCGCCTATGCGCTGGCCGTGATGCTGAAGAGCGATCCCAGCACGATCATGGCAGCCCGCTCCGGCCCGCCGCTTGCCATTGGCTATGGCAAGGGCGAGATGTTCCTGGGATCGGATGCTATCGCGCTGTCCCCCTTCACCAATGAAATTACCTATCTCGTCGACGGTGATTGGGCGATCATCACCCGCGAAGGCGCGACCGTGCTCGATTTCTCCGGCAAGGTGGTCAAGCGTCCGCGCCAGATTTCCCAGGCGACCGCCTATGTGGTCGACAAGGGCAATCACCGCCATTTCATGGAAAAGGAAATCTACGAGCAACCTGAGGTGATCTCCCATGCGCTCAGCCATTACGTGGATTTTGCTGCCAACACCATCAGCCCGAACGCATCAGCCATCGATTTCAAGGCCGCCACCGGCCTTGCGATCTCGGCCTGCGGCACTGCCTATCTCGCCGGCCTGATCGGAAAATACTGGTTCGAGCGCTATGCCCGCCTGCCGGTCGAAATCGATGTCGCCTCTGAGTTCCGCTACCGCGAAATGCCGCTGCAGCCGTCGCAGGCGGCCCTCTTCATCTCGCAGTCCGGCGAAACCGCCGATACGCTGGCCTCGCTGCGCTACTGCAAGGACAATGGCCTGAAGATCGGCGCCGTCGTCAATGTGCGGGAATCGACCATCGCTCGCGAATCCGATGCCGTCTTCCCGATCATGGCCGGGCCGGAAATCGGCGTTGCCTCCACCAAGGCTTTCACCTGCCAGCTTGCCGTCCTTGCATCACTGGCGATCGGCGCAGGCCGGGCTCGCGGCACGATCAGCCCCGATGACGAGAAGGCGATGGTCCGCCACCTTGCGGAAATGCCGCGCATCATGAGCCGTGTCCTCAATCTCATCCAGCCGCAGATGGAAGGCTTGTCCCGCGAACTCTCCAAGTGCAAGGACGTGCTCTATCTCGGCCGCGGCACCAGCTTCCCGCTTGCCATGGAAGGCGCGCTGAAGCTCAAGGAGATCTCCTATATTCACGCCGAAGGTTATGCGGCGGGCGAGCTGAAGCATGGGCCGATCGCACTGATCGACGAGAACATGCCTGTCATCGTCATTGCGCCCCATGACCGGTTCTTTGAAAAGACGGTGTCCAACATGCAGGAGGTCGCAGCCCGTGGCGGCCGCATCATCTTCATCACCGACGAGAATGGCGCTGTTGCTTCCAAACTGCCGACCATGGCGACGATCACGCTGCCCAATGTCGACGAAATCATCTCGCCGATGATCTTCTCGCTGCCAATCCAGCTGCTTGCTTACCATACGGCAGTCTTCATGGGCACGGACGTTGACCAGCCGCGCAACCTCGCAAAATCGGTGACTGTGGAGTAA
- a CDS encoding DUF502 domain-containing protein has product MSEKAPRVPVAMRLRNNFLAGLIICAPIAITIWLTWTFIHWSDSWVRPYIPARWNPESYINFAIPGFGLLTAVIIITIVGFLGKNLIGQSIVRFGESIVQRMPLVRTIYRSVKQIFETVLKEQSNSFKKVGLIEYPGPGLWALVFIATDAKGEIGSKFNAMGQDMVAVFLPPTPVPTAGFLIFVPREKIVMLDMSPEDAAKFLISGGLVAPEHLPVVRPKPKAISKVD; this is encoded by the coding sequence ATGTCCGAGAAGGCCCCCCGAGTGCCGGTCGCCATGCGGCTACGCAATAATTTCCTCGCTGGACTGATTATCTGCGCACCGATCGCCATCACCATCTGGCTGACCTGGACCTTCATCCACTGGTCGGACAGCTGGGTGCGCCCCTATATCCCGGCGCGCTGGAATCCCGAGAGTTACATAAACTTCGCCATTCCCGGCTTTGGCCTGTTGACCGCGGTGATCATCATCACGATCGTCGGCTTTCTCGGCAAGAATCTGATCGGTCAGAGCATCGTCCGCTTCGGTGAGTCCATCGTCCAGCGCATGCCGCTGGTGCGCACGATCTACAGAAGCGTGAAGCAGATCTTCGAAACGGTACTGAAAGAGCAGTCCAATTCCTTCAAGAAGGTCGGCCTGATCGAATATCCCGGTCCGGGCCTCTGGGCGCTGGTCTTCATCGCGACCGATGCCAAGGGCGAGATCGGCTCGAAGTTCAACGCCATGGGGCAGGACATGGTCGCCGTCTTCCTGCCGCCGACGCCGGTGCCGACGGCCGGCTTCCTGATCTTCGTGCCGCGCGAAAAGATCGTCATGCTCGACATGAGCCCGGAAGATGCCGCCAAATTCCTGATATCGGGTGGCCTCGTTGCCCCGGAACACCTGCCGGTCGTGCGCCCCAAGCCGAAGGCAATATCCAAGGTCGACTAG
- the recG gene encoding ATP-dependent DNA helicase RecG: MRPAILDPLFSPVSGLPGVGPKISELFVKLLGRETPDDCRVIDLLFHAPTSLIDRRNQPGIARAPQGAIVTITARVDRHQAPPRGNRNVPYRVFLHDETSELTLVFFRGQAAWLEKQLPIDEEVTVSGKVDWFNGRASMVHPDYIVRASEGENLPLVEPIYPLTAGLSPKTLRKIIEAALPRMPELPEWIDLALAQKQGLPTIRDSFHILHEPRDTSDIDPQTPARRRLAYDEFLAGQLSLALVRQRLRKVAGQPVHATGEISGKILQNLPFSPTKSQTGAVADVLKDMAGEERMLRLLQGDVGSGKTLVALLSMAAVIESGGQAVLMAPTEILARQHHATISKFAAAAGLSVEVLTGRTKGREREDILERIASGEAQIVIGTHALFQDSVNYKNLMLAVVDEQHRFGVHQRLRLTAKGISPHMLVMTATPIPRTLVLAAFGDMDVSKLTEKPAGRKPITTITIPTERTGEIVGRLKSALAEGKKAYWICPLVEESEEVDLMSVEERHATLVSALGPGIGLIHGRMSGPEKDAVMLAFKSGELRLLVATTVVEVGVDVPDATIMVIEHAERFGLAQLHQLRGRVGRGDEASTCILLYKGPLGETGHARLSIMRDTEDGFRIAEEDLKLRGEGEILGTRQSGTPGFRIASIEAHADLLEIARKDAAYLIERDPDLTSERGEAVRTLLYLFRRDEAIRFLRAG, from the coding sequence ATGCGCCCCGCCATTCTCGATCCGCTGTTTTCTCCCGTTTCGGGCCTTCCAGGCGTCGGCCCGAAGATCTCCGAGCTTTTCGTCAAGCTGCTCGGACGTGAAACACCAGATGATTGCCGGGTCATCGATCTGCTGTTCCACGCGCCCACCTCACTGATCGACCGCCGCAACCAGCCGGGCATTGCCCGCGCGCCGCAAGGCGCGATCGTAACCATCACTGCGCGTGTCGACCGGCATCAGGCGCCGCCCCGCGGCAATCGCAACGTTCCCTACCGGGTGTTCCTGCATGACGAGACCAGCGAGCTGACGCTCGTCTTCTTCCGCGGCCAGGCGGCATGGCTGGAAAAACAATTGCCGATCGACGAGGAAGTGACCGTCAGCGGCAAGGTCGACTGGTTCAACGGTCGCGCTTCGATGGTTCACCCCGACTATATCGTCAGGGCAAGCGAAGGTGAGAACCTGCCGCTGGTCGAGCCGATCTATCCGCTGACGGCAGGGCTTTCTCCTAAGACCTTGCGCAAGATCATCGAGGCGGCATTGCCGCGCATGCCGGAATTGCCGGAATGGATCGATCTGGCGCTCGCGCAAAAACAGGGCCTGCCGACGATCCGCGACAGTTTCCATATTCTGCACGAGCCGCGGGATACGTCCGATATCGATCCGCAGACGCCTGCCCGCCGCCGCCTTGCCTATGACGAATTCCTGGCCGGCCAGCTGTCACTGGCGCTGGTGCGCCAGCGGCTGCGCAAGGTCGCCGGACAACCCGTACATGCCACTGGAGAAATCAGCGGCAAGATATTGCAAAATCTTCCTTTTTCTCCAACCAAGAGCCAGACCGGAGCCGTAGCCGACGTGCTGAAGGATATGGCCGGCGAAGAACGCATGCTGCGGCTTTTGCAGGGCGATGTCGGCTCCGGCAAGACGCTGGTGGCGCTGTTGTCGATGGCCGCCGTCATCGAAAGCGGCGGACAGGCCGTGCTGATGGCGCCGACGGAAATCCTCGCACGCCAGCATCATGCGACGATCTCGAAATTCGCAGCCGCCGCCGGTCTTAGCGTCGAAGTATTGACGGGGCGCACCAAGGGGCGCGAGCGGGAGGACATTCTCGAACGCATCGCCTCCGGCGAGGCGCAGATCGTCATCGGCACGCATGCGCTCTTCCAGGACAGCGTCAACTACAAGAACCTGATGCTGGCCGTCGTCGACGAGCAGCATCGTTTCGGCGTGCACCAGCGCCTGCGGCTGACGGCAAAGGGCATCTCGCCGCATATGCTGGTCATGACGGCAACGCCGATCCCGCGCACGCTGGTTCTGGCCGCTTTCGGCGATATGGACGTTTCGAAGCTGACCGAAAAGCCCGCCGGCCGAAAGCCGATCACCACCATCACCATCCCGACAGAACGGACCGGCGAAATCGTCGGGCGGTTGAAGAGTGCGCTTGCCGAAGGCAAGAAGGCCTATTGGATCTGCCCGCTGGTCGAAGAGTCCGAAGAAGTCGATCTAATGTCGGTGGAAGAGCGACACGCAACGCTCGTTTCCGCACTCGGCCCTGGCATCGGCCTCATTCATGGGCGCATGAGCGGTCCGGAAAAGGACGCGGTCATGCTCGCCTTCAAGAGCGGCGAGTTGCGGCTTCTGGTGGCGACGACCGTCGTCGAAGTCGGCGTCGACGTGCCCGATGCGACCATCATGGTGATCGAACATGCCGAGCGCTTCGGATTGGCGCAGTTGCACCAGCTTCGCGGTCGCGTCGGCCGCGGGGACGAGGCCTCGACCTGCATCCTGCTCTACAAGGGGCCGCTCGGAGAGACGGGCCATGCACGTCTGTCCATCATGCGCGATACGGAAGACGGTTTCCGGATTGCCGAAGAGGATTTGAAACTGCGCGGCGAAGGCGAAATCCTCGGGACGCGCCAGTCAGGCACGCCCGGGTTCCGTATCGCCAGTATCGAGGCGCATGCCGATTTGCTGGAAATCGCCCGCAAGGATGCCGCCTATCTGATCGAACGCGATCCGGACCTGACGAGCGAGCGTGGCGAGGCCGTGCGCACCCTGCTCTATCTCTTCCGCCGCGACGAGGCGATCCGTTTCCTCCGAGCCGGATAG
- a CDS encoding succinate dehydrogenase assembly factor 2 yields the protein MTGVTLTSAGLDPRRRRILFRCWHRGIREMDLVFGQFAENELPTMSDVELDEFETIMAEEDNDLVRWIMGTWPTPEHLQTPMFARIAAYKPDFETPRTPE from the coding sequence ATGACAGGAGTAACGCTCACGAGCGCCGGTCTCGACCCCCGACGCCGCCGGATTCTTTTCCGCTGTTGGCATCGCGGCATCAGAGAGATGGACCTTGTCTTCGGCCAGTTTGCTGAAAATGAACTTCCCACGATGAGCGACGTCGAGCTCGATGAATTCGAGACGATCATGGCGGAAGAGGACAATGACCTGGTGCGCTGGATCATGGGAACCTGGCCGACGCCCGAGCATTTACAGACGCCCATGTTTGCCCGCATTGCCGCCTACAAACCCGACTTCGAGACCCCCAGGACGCCGGAATGA